In the Telopea speciosissima isolate NSW1024214 ecotype Mountain lineage chromosome 2, Tspe_v1, whole genome shotgun sequence genome, one interval contains:
- the LOC122652571 gene encoding serine/threonine-protein kinase SRPK-like, which yields MGDSEKEDRSASSDVTSEDEGTEDYRRGGYHAVRIGDTFKSGRYVVQSKLGWGHFSTVWLAWDTHNSRYVALKVQKSAQHYTEAAMDEITILKQIAEGDPDDNKCVVKLLDHFKHSGPNGQHVCMVFEYLGDNLLTLIKYSDYRGMPLHLVKEICFHILVGLDYLHRQLSIIHTDLKPENILLLSMIDPAKDPRKSGVPLILPASKDKSIFESGDGKDIKNSNGDLTKSQKKKIRRKAKRAAQGCVGKEAAKDSEPEPKTTVAEATTSDSKVNADHSEDQLDTSVNKDKTSNGNPLTHKRGSRSTRQMLLAAVDLKCKLVDFGNACWTYKQFTSDIQTRQYRCPEVLLGSKYSTPADLWSFACICFELATGDVLFDPHSGDNFDRDEDHLALMMELLGMMPRKIALGGRYSRDFFNRYGDLRHIRRLRFWPLNKVLIEKYEFREQDAIDMADFLVPILEFVPEKRPTAAQCLLHPWISTGPRLLEPSMPGSQIEVVDGDISERKKREDNEREAMEVGMGNIAIDVASSPVKDPQPSSKPTKAAVLISSR from the exons ATGGGGGACAGTGAAAAGGAGGATCGGAGTGCGAGCAGCGATGTCACATCGGAAGACGAAGGGACCGAGGATTACAGGAGAGGAGGTTACCATGCTGTTCGAATCGGCGACACTTTCAAAAGCGGCCGCTACGTCGTGCAAAGCAAGCTCGGCTGGGGTCATTTCTCTACCGTCTGGCTCGCCTGGGACACTCACAACTCT CGATATGTAGCTCTCAAAGTTCAAAAGAGCGCTCAGCACTACACTGAGGCAGCAATGGATGAGATTACCATCCTTAAACAGATCGCCGAGGGGGATCCTGATGACAATAAGTGCGTCGTCAAGCTTTTGGATCATTTCAAGCACTCTGGACCCAATGGCCAGCATGTCTGTATGGTTTTTGAGTATCTGGGTGATAATCTCTTGACGCTTATTAAGTATTCTGACTACCGGGGGATGCCTCTCCACCTAGTTAAGGAAATTTGTTTCCACATTTTGGTGGGTTTGGATTATTTACATCGACAGCTTTCTATCATACACACTGACCTGAAGCCAGAGAACATCCTCCTCTTGTCCATGATAGACCCAGCAAAAGACCCCAGAAAATCAGGTGTTCCTCTCATCCTACCAGCTAGCAAGGATAAATCCATCTTTGAGTCTGGGGATGGCAAGGATATTAAGAACTCCAATGGTGATTTGACAAAGagccagaagaagaagatccgCCGGAAGGCTAAACGGGCAGCTCAAGGTTGTGTGGGAAAGGAAGCTGCCAAGGACTCTGAACCAGAGCCCAAAACTACTGTTGCAGAAGCAACTACCTCTGATTCAAAAGTAAATGCTGATCACTCGGAAGATCAGCTGGATACTTCTGTCAACAAAGATAAAACATCTAATGGTAATCCTTTAACCCATAAGAGAGGGAGCCGCTCCACAAGGCAGATGCTGTTAGCAGCTGTTGATCTTAAGTGCAAATTGGTTGATTTTGGAAATGCCTGTTGGACATATAAACAGTTTACAAGTGATATTCAGACAAGGCAATATAGGTGCCCTGAGGTTCTCCTTGGTTCGAAGTACTCTACTCCAGCAGATCTTTGGTCATTTGCTTGCATATGTTTTGAGCTTGCTACCGGTGATGTTCTCTTTGATCCTCACAGTGGTGACAACTTTGATAGGGATGAG GATCACTTGGCTCTAATGATGGAACTCCTTGGGATGATGCCACGTAAG ATTGCATTAGGTGGTCGGTATTCTCGGGATTTCTTCAATAGGTATGGCGACCTGAGGCACATCCGTCGGTTGCGTTTTTGGCCACTTAATAAGGTGCTTATAGAGAAGTATGAATTTAGAGAGCAAGATGCTATTGATATGGCTGATTTCCTAGTTCCAATACTGGAATTTGTCCCTGAGAAGCGGCCAACAGCTGCCCAATGTCTTCTCCATCCATGGATTAGCACAGGCCCTAGGCTTCTTGAGCCTTCCATGCCTGGTTCTCAGATTGAGGTTGTAGATGGAGATATTtctgagaggaagaagagagaggacaaTGAGAGAGAGGCAATGGAGGTGGGCATGGGAAACATTGCAATTGATGTAGCTTCTAGTCCTGTCAAAGATCCTCAACCCAGTAGCAAACCCACCAAGGCGGCTGTTCTTATTTCTTCAAGGTAG